From one Desmodus rotundus isolate HL8 chromosome X, HLdesRot8A.1, whole genome shotgun sequence genomic stretch:
- the PPP1R2C gene encoding protein phosphatase inhibitor 2 family member C → MATSTNSHRPIKGILKNKGSMDSSVVAPAQQSGGPSQVQTKKSKRWDESNILAACRSSYRDYDLRKINEPNIRHLRFQDGREDTARDLETKDQTGDTAIDTLAKKLAATDLSEPKGLTGEPESKEVHRRIFLDKQERQRQFELRRKLHYSEGLHMKLGRELIAKELQGEEMGDENEESPPVTSEEITTAGESDDGPVSDKL, encoded by the coding sequence ATGGCTACTTCTACCAACTCACACAGACCCATCAAGGGGATCCTGAAAAACAAAGGCTCCATGGATTCTTCAGTGGTGGCCCCTGCCCAGCAGTCTGGAGGTCCTAGTCAAGTACAGACAAAAAAGTCTAAGAGGTGGGACGAGTCAAATATCCTTGCCGCATGCCGCTCTTCATACAGAGACTATGATTTAAGGAAGATAAATGAGCCCAACATTCGTCACCTGAGGTTTCAAGATGGCAGAGAAGATACCGCGCGTGATTTAGAAACAAAAGACCAGACCGGAGACACCGCTATTGATACTTTAGCTAAGAAATTAGCTGCCACTGATCTCTCCGAGCCGAAAGGTCTCACGGGGGAGCCAGAGAGCAAGGAGGTACACCGCAGAATCTTCTTGGATAAACAAGAAAGACAGCGGCAGTTTGAATTGAGAAGGAAGCTGCATTACAGCGAAGGACTGCACATGAAGTTAGGTAGGGAATTAATTGCAAAAGAACTCCAAGGTGAAGAAATGGgtgatgaaaatgaagaaagccCACCTGTTACCAGTGAAGAGATAACTACGGCAGGAGAATCAGATGATGGTCCTGTAAGTGATAAACTGTAA